The Alteribacter keqinensis DNA segment AAAAACCTTCACGAAGGTCTGGACCGAAAAGATCCCGGCTCCCATCCGACCCACGATGACAAACGCTACAATGGCGGCGGACGGCAGTAGTTTTCACAAAGAAAAAAAGTGTTCCTGCAGGGCACTGCAGGAACACCCTTTATTTATCTGGCTTGTGAGATTGGAGAGCCCGGTGTTGTACTATATGGGTTCACAGTGCAATTTATTTTTTGGATTAAGACGACTTTTTCTTCTCTTTTTCCTTTACTTTCTTTATCACAAAGTAAGGGCAGCCAAAGTTGCAGTATTCATATAAGTATTCCGGCAAAGAACTGATTTTGGATTCAAAAGGAGATTTTCGGTTCTGATCTTCAAAAAAGCCTTTCAGCCTTAATTGATTATATCCCCAGTCGCCGACGATGTAGTCATACTTATTCAGCACATCGCTGTACCGCGCTTTGAAATCTTCTTCAACCCAGCCGTCTTTTATGTTCTCGATCAGCTCGTATTCATTTCCCTGTATACGAATCATGGCAAACACCTCTCTCTACTCTCTTTATCTTGCCTTATCT contains these protein-coding regions:
- a CDS encoding YutD family protein; this encodes MIRIQGNEYELIENIKDGWVEEDFKARYSDVLNKYDYIVGDWGYNQLRLKGFFEDQNRKSPFESKISSLPEYLYEYCNFGCPYFVIKKVKEKEKKKSS